In Pseudomonas oryzicola, one DNA window encodes the following:
- a CDS encoding terminase small subunit → MTDSNFMSKSAFAARIGRSPSYITWLKNNDRLVLSPDGKLVDVQATEAKIQETADPSKLAVAARHEENRIERDVRAHLQPGADTPPVQQPDHAPGGGPNFQRAKAHREFYLAGLAETEFYKVRGSLVERVAVEDAAFAAGRMLREQFFGLAPQLAGEVVGMNDLWEVEKHLTDTFRRVFTDAAKMNSADLEKAINHNRAEKQS, encoded by the coding sequence ATGACGGATTCGAATTTCATGTCAAAGAGCGCCTTCGCGGCTCGCATAGGGAGATCACCCAGTTACATCACCTGGCTGAAAAACAATGACCGGTTGGTGCTTTCCCCCGATGGCAAATTGGTAGACGTGCAGGCTACCGAAGCCAAGATTCAGGAGACAGCGGACCCAAGCAAATTAGCCGTCGCGGCCCGGCATGAAGAAAACCGCATCGAGCGGGATGTCCGGGCCCACCTCCAACCCGGCGCCGACACACCTCCGGTGCAGCAACCGGATCACGCGCCAGGTGGAGGGCCCAACTTCCAGCGGGCCAAGGCGCATCGAGAGTTCTATCTCGCAGGACTGGCTGAGACCGAGTTTTACAAAGTGCGGGGCAGCTTGGTCGAACGGGTTGCAGTCGAAGACGCTGCGTTCGCTGCAGGGCGGATGCTTCGCGAGCAGTTTTTCGGGCTTGCCCCCCAGCTCGCTGGCGAAGTGGTGGGCATGAATGACCTGTGGGAAGTCGAGAAACACCTCACCGACACCTTCCGGCGTGTGTTCACTGACGCAGCCAAGATGAACAGCGCCGACCTGGAAAAAGCCATTAACCACAATCGAGCCGAAAAGCAGAGCTGA